CTTATTTAATCACATACTTGTTGCAACTTCTTAAGCTGATTTGATGTGTCTTTCTTTTGTCTGTATTTCTTCATTCTGTCATCCTCACTGTCATTATCCTCCAAAAGTAGTTCAATTGATTCAGCATTTCGCTCCAACCAACTTTTCTCTGCCTTCTCCTGCAGGATAAAAACTTTTGAGCAATCAAGCAAACCATTATCCCCATAAAATGATTTCAGTTTAAAGCTTATCACACGGTTTTAGAGGATGACCCATGATACCATAGTAGTTATCTAGCAATTTCAGAAAATTCCAGGTGTTGGAATGGGTTGATAAGGGGACAAATCCTGTACGTTTTTTAGACAGCACATATGAAACTAAACGTTAATATGGGCAGATAAGGGCAGGAATAATCACATATACTCCAGGATAAGAAAAGCCACTGGCTTTGTTCAGaatcagaaaataaaaaaatgtccaCTATTCGAGCAACTCCAATGTTCAGACACCCCTCGTTAAAATCAAAGAAATTCCATATTACCTGGGAATCCTTCCGCGCAATTTTGTCTATTTTCTGTGCAAGAGATGATCGCTTCATAATTTCTGGCATGTATGACACTTCAATAGGAAAACGCTGAAAACTTTCCTGTAAAACATCCATTCCAAATAAAGTTCCATGTAAATTAAACTCACAgaaactgcatttaaaacaatATTTGGCATAGCCCCATCATAAACATTAACACGAAGACCAACACAAGTCAGGTAGCTAAATAAACAGAGACATACAATAATTGAAAACGTACATCATTACAAAGTACGTCACCGTGCAAAGTGCATACTACCTAACATAGTCTATCCACACAAAAATAGTACAAAACGTATTACAAATTTCTAGATGCTGCTCCCGTAGATAAGATCGACAGAAGGAAGAAGGTGCATGCATTGACAAATGCCAACAAACAACAGCAACTGAGATATAGTATCACAGACACTAAGCCTGGTACCATGTTATGCAGCAAAAGCTCGGATAGCACGACCACGTAGCAGTGAGAGGAAGATATCTTATCAAAGGTTGGGGTCAGGCATCAACCCACAGAAGATAGACGGACTACTTCTATGTATATGTAGAAGTCCAATCACATGTTCACGTACAAACCCCCAGATATAATTGGAAAACCAGGTTGTCATGATACATGCACTGCCCATCCAAATTTTTAACTGCATTCTTACATGTTTAATTTAAGTCGTAAGTAATACTAAGCTTACCTTACAGTTATTCTTATGCTTGAAAACTACAAATAACCGATTACCTTTGAAAATGATTTGCACAGAGCTGCAAATTTTGATGCATCACTCGGTGATATTAGAACAATGCTGCAACCATCAGTAAAAGCTCTAGCTGTTCTTCCACATCTATGGACGTATACCTATTAGAGAAATATGATTCTGCTCAATAATTGCATCGGTTTAAAGCAAACAGAAATAATATTTGGTGCAAATTTACTTCAGCTGAAAGTGGAAGCTGATAATGAATAACAGTTCGAACACCAGGAATATCAAGTCCTCGTGCCTGCAGCATCAGTAGCAACAAGTATGCTATGTTCATTTGCACGGAAACGATCAACTGCCTGAATCGGGCACAAGTCATGAGAAACCAAAATGTAAGTGATAGAAGGAAAAATGGCagattcaataaaaaaaatttgaaaataaaaatatggttctAATAACATAGCTGAGACAACCAATAGAGGCAGAAAATAACATTAAGTTTTTGTTTCATCTGTTCTTCTTTTTGGACGCACTTAATGTCTTACTCTATATAATTAAGTttctttttataaatattgcaaatattttttcCTTTACAGAATTTTGTCAACCAGGCATTTTAAACAGGTCTAAGGCAATCTTATTAATTACTCTGGCCTCTGAGTAGTGTAGACATGgattaaatgcattatttgtaTTCTGAACTTCAACATAATATATGGGTCTTTAACACCTAGCAAAGCCAACATAGTTtgctatttttctttattttacaaGTTGTTTTTGCTTTCAATGGCACTATTACATGGAAGTGGCCCACTTAgccaataaataaatataaggcCATCTATCAGTGTTTCAAAATGTCTTACTCTTTCTAGTTTCAGGGAACTGAGTGATAGGGGGTGCATTAACAGTTAGCCGACCAACCAACCAATGTGGTTCAGTTCAGATTAAAGAAGCAAATTGTTCCATAACAGCCAATGTTAATATAAGACAATTCCATTTCTTAAATTGACTGCTGACTTTGAAACAACTTTATATCACTAATGGAACACAGTGATTGACCTATGAATGGAAAAGTTTTTACAACCACTAAACTAGCAAAAAGGAGATGGACAATGTTGACAATAAGGGCATAATATTATAGGATAATACAAAACCAGTAAgattaagaaaaaaattcatCTCACAAATTCACAACTACCAGAAGACGAACGAAGCCAGACAATGGTCAAGTAGTTGAACAAATAACCAACCTTTAATCGTGCTCGCTGCTGCATCTCTGAATGAAGGGTCCAAACATTGACGCCGAGGATTCGCAAGAGTGAAGAAATGCGACGTAATGCCGATATTGAAGTGCAGAAGACAATTGCGCGACCTTGTCCATGAATACTCAAAATGTAATATAAGTAGGCATCCTTTTCTCCTTCCCTGCATCTGTAACTCACAGATAAGCCATTTCCAGCAAGATGGCAAAAATAACCAAATACGAGGAATGGACCAAGCAACTTAAGAACGCATGTAAAAGAAGAAGCCTGGTCAAAACAAGAACCTTGCATCCTAATAACAAATGTGATATTGACCCTGACATGGAAATTGCAATCTAATTACATGATTCCAATTAAGGAAAACAATATGCCAGATATTCAAAAAACAGGTATGACTAAGTtagaaatataataaaatcCAACAGAGGAAGAAACATACTCGACTACGGATTCCATGAGCTTATTTGCCAAAATGGAGGTATTTGTAAGATCTACTATTGCAGTGTTTGCCCTCATTCCTGCTCTCTCTGAAAGGGTTTCCATTGAATTAAGGTCTTCTTTTTTTGAATTCAAAGATCCACGTTTTAATTTCTTCCGAAAATCAGCAGATAGAGCAAGGGTTGCAGAAAACACAAAGGTTTGCCTTTTCTTTCTTTGGAGGTTCGAAAATGTCATGCAGCTCTGGGTATTCTGAGACTGATTCTCAGTTGATTCCCTGTTCGTGGGAAGCATATCAACAATGGATTGTAACTCACGAAAATGGCCACTTTCTATCATGCGGTCAGCCTCGTCTAAAACAAAAAATGACAAGGAGTGCAGCTGCAACAATAAAAATGTAAGTCACTACTATTCTTGTTTAAGGAGGAATATGAAATATCATTCTAAAGCAAGCAAAAAAGGTTTTATCCTTCAGATCACACTGGTTTTCATAGTTCGGTTAACTTCATTACCAAGCTTTTGTAACTCAAAGTTTCAATTAATATACAAACTGTTGCTACGAAAAGTAACAAATGcagatattaaaataatataaaagtgGATATCACAAGCCAATTGTCTTATGCATCAATTGTGGGTCACAAAAGACAGCGATTAATGCTTTTGTAACTCAAAGTTTCAATTAATATACAAACAGTTGTCACGAAAAGTAACAAATGcagatattaaaataatataaaaatggaTATCGCAAGCCAATTGTCTTATGCATCAAATTGTGGGTCACAAAAGACAACAATTGAAATGAGTGACTCAGAAAGAAGGAACCTTTTCTCATTTCCAGAGCAGAAAATGTTTCATTCTATCACTGACTGATGGTAAGAATACTATCTTTCAACTGTAAGTCAGAGCATCCTCCGTGGATATACATAGCAGCAAATTCGCGTAATAGCATTATAGCACTTGATGAAAAAAAGTTGTACATGACAATAGGCGAAACAAATTGTGGACTGAAAATAAGCAATTAGATTCAAGACAATGACGGTCGATCATAAGTCACAACACAATCAAACAAACTCCTACACAGTGAACTAAAAAATCATCAATCTAACCTCCACAAGATGAATCTCTCCCCCAGACATAAGCTCCCATAGTCTCCCAGGAGTTCCAACAACAATTTCAGGCCTTGTTTTGAGAAGTCTTTCTTGCTTCTCTGTTGACATTCCACCAACAATAGGAACAACCCTAAATATAGTTCCCTTTGCTACTTCCTTGATATGATCGGTGACCTTGAGAATAGGACATCATGTAAATTGCTGGACAACAGATTTGTACACCATTTTTCCAGAATTCATAAAGAGAACCAAACAAGCAATCACAAGTACCTGAAGAGCAAGCTCTCTCGTGGGGGTAACAATCAGAGCACGCATAACACTGCGTGGAGCAATTCTCTCATTGGCTTCTCCTTTTTCCTCCAAGAGCCTTTCCActttttcttgttcttcaaGAAGCCGTTGTAAAATTGGCAAACCAAAGGCAAGTGTCTTTCCTGATCCTGTCTCTGCAGCCCCAATTACATCCTGTTGAGTGAATTGACCACCGTCAATGATACATTTGTTGACACCTTCCAATGAAATGCCAAAATTCAATGAGATTTCGCACCTTGCCTTGATGAGCAGCAACAGGAATACAAGCTTTCTGTATTGGTGTAGGCTCCTTGAATTTGAGCTTGTATATTGCTTTCAATAATAAGGGATGAAGTCTCAATTCATTCCACGAGGAATATTCATCTTCATCAactgaatcctcttcaaaattATCCTTTCCAGCACTAGCTGAGTTCAAATTTGCACGTTGTGGATTGAAATCCATAATATCACAAAACCAAAAGTTCATCATAATATTACAAGAATTATGGTTTCAGCGTctgataattttttaaatgaagTAGCAACTAAAATCGTTGAGATAAAAAACGATGCAGTGCTTATTAACCTTAAAGTTCTTTAAAAGGTAGATGATTCAGAAGACACGAACCCACGTTCAGAAAAAGTTTGAAATTGAAAAACTTGGTAGATTTCATCAACCTAAGTCATCCTAGGATCAGATAGCACCGATAAATCATAAACTGTCGGACCATCAATGTTGTATGCAATGGTATGAAAAACACGCGACATCataattacaataaataaaagTACAGGTACTTGAGCACAGAAGTAAACACCAACCAGCTATTTTTTCCATAGCTCCATCTTCTCTGTCATTTTTCTGATCCtcaattttcattttcttcacaTTCTTCTTCGTTTTTCCCAGTTTTCCTTGCCCTTTACCATCCTCCTGTTTGACTCCATCATTTTTGCCATCAGGTTCACCAACAGTCTCGCCGTCAAACATAGTATCATCATTTTTTTCACGATTTTTTCTCttatttcttttccttttatCACTTACCCGTTTCTTCACATTTCCCAATTCGATCTTTGGAATTTCCAACCCATATTCTGATTCATCAATCTCTTCAAGAGCAAGAAATCCTGCACTCGTTATCAATAGTTATTAACATCGAGTTTTCATCATTACACCATGATTATGGTTATCACTCCCTCGTTGCACAAAGAGCTAAATTTTCAAAAGTGGGGCTTTCTAAGTTTTATCCTATAAAAACTGCACAAGATCTAATCTTTAATACAGTagcgtgtttgacaaaatgaacCAAACACTCAGAAAATCGAGAAGGATACCGGAGgaaaaaatcatatcaaccaGCAGCCTCAAATAAAACGAACTGATACACCAGCGATACAATTTACTAAACCAAGGCCACAGTTTTCATAACACTGAACTTGAGACTAAtgtacaaaaaaatataaaatcaaagAAAAAGGGTGAACCAATGAAATACCTCCCTCAAGCTCGTTGGAACCGATGAAGAGAGAGAAAAGATCGTCATTGCCATCGTTACTCTCTGGAAGAGAGGAATTCCATGGAAGCGAGTTCAAACGTTCCGATTTGTGGTCCGAATTCATTAAGCGTCTTTTCTTCGAGCTACGCTTGGGTTTCTTTTCGTCGGGAGATTCGGACGCCATTGCAGAACTGCGAAACCAGGAACAGATCAGAACAGGGATGTGTGTGAGATTTCAATGGTATGATTTTTGGGCTATAGTATACTATTGGATATGGAGGCAGGGCCCAATCTATTAGATGGTTTTAGCCCATCATTTAGGACCGAGTTTGGTACCTTTTAGGGCCCAAGCTCTTAgatggtttaaaaatag
The Primulina tabacum isolate GXHZ01 chromosome 9, ASM2559414v2, whole genome shotgun sequence DNA segment above includes these coding regions:
- the LOC142556290 gene encoding LOW QUALITY PROTEIN: DEAD-box ATP-dependent RNA helicase 13-like (The sequence of the model RefSeq protein was modified relative to this genomic sequence to represent the inferred CDS: deleted 1 base in 1 codon) — encoded protein: MASESPDEKKPKRSSKKRRLMNSDHKSERLNSLPWNSSLPESNDGNDDLFSLFIGSNELEGGFLALEEIDESEYGLEIPKIELGNVKKRVSDKRKRNKRKNREKNDDTMFDGETVGEPDGKNDGVKQEDGKGQGKLGKTKKNVKKMKIEDQKNDREDGAMEKIAASAGKDNFEEDSVDEDEYSSWNELRLHPLLLKAIYKLKFKEPTPIQKACIPVAAHQGKDVIGAAETGSGKTLAFGLPILQRLLEEQEKVERLLEEKGEANERIAPRSVMRALIVTPTRELALQVTDHIKEVAKGTIFRVVPIVGGMSTEKQERLLKTRPEIVVGTPGRLWELMSGGEIHLVELHSLSFFVLDEADRMIESGHFRELQSIVDMLPTNRESTENQSQNTQSCMTFSNLQRKKRQTFVFSATLALSADFRKKLKRGSLNSKKEDLNSMETLSERAGMRANTAIVDLTNTSILANKLMESVVECREGEKDAYLYYILSIHGQGRAIVFCTSISALRRISSLLRILGVNVWTLHSEMQQRARLKAVDRFRANEHSILVATDAAARGLDIPGVRTVIHYQLPLSAEVYVHRCGRTARAFTDGCSIVLISPSDASKFAALCKSFSKESFQRFPIEVSYMPEIMKRSSLAQKIDKIARKDSQEKAEKSWLERNAESIELLLEDNDSEDDRMKKYRQKKDTSNQLKKLQQELNSLLSRPLQPKTFSKRFLAGAGVSPLLQHQFEELARQKICGPSNIVQNKRQLVVIGQDCVEPLQALRSASKEASLDLKEIAEKHKSMDNLRKKRKEMKKRMHEQRRKQRRMLKQGS